Proteins encoded in a region of the Streptomyces sp. NBC_01298 genome:
- a CDS encoding TerD family protein yields the protein MTVNMTKGQAISLQKADGGTLTAVRMGLGWQAAKRRGLFGSRTREIDLDASAVLFADKQPVDVVFFRHLQSDDGSVKHTGDNLVGGVGQGGDDESILVDLQRVPVHIDQIVFTVNSFTGQTFQEVENAFCRIVDETNGQELARYTLDGGGQYTAQIMAKVSRVGAGWQMTALGNPANGRTFQDLMPAILPHL from the coding sequence GTGACGGTCAACATGACCAAGGGTCAGGCCATCAGTCTGCAGAAGGCGGACGGAGGCACGCTGACCGCGGTCCGGATGGGCCTCGGCTGGCAGGCTGCCAAGCGCCGGGGGCTGTTCGGCTCGCGGACCCGGGAGATCGACCTCGACGCGTCGGCGGTGCTCTTCGCCGACAAGCAGCCCGTGGACGTCGTCTTCTTCCGGCACCTGCAGAGCGACGACGGCTCGGTCAAGCACACCGGTGACAACCTCGTCGGCGGCGTGGGCCAGGGCGGGGACGACGAGTCGATCCTCGTCGACCTGCAGCGCGTGCCGGTGCACATCGACCAGATCGTCTTCACGGTGAACTCCTTCACCGGTCAGACGTTCCAGGAGGTGGAGAACGCCTTCTGCCGCATCGTCGACGAGACCAACGGCCAGGAGCTGGCCCGCTACACGCTGGACGGTGGCGGCCAGTACACCGCTCAGATCATGGCGAAGGTGTCGCGCGTCGGCGCCGGCTGGCAGATGACGGCCCTCGGAAACCCGGCCAACGGCCGTACCTTCCAGGACCTGATGCCGGCGATCCTGCCGCACCTGTAA
- a CDS encoding TerD family protein: MTAELVRGQNHPLSRSRVEIRVSAGTPVLALAHLGDDSGRLAGPGALAHPGARTLPGLEVPGAASGQHRIAVDLDAVAPAVHRVGLVLVLPPGGPVHFGAVPASYVSVADPEGAELAGYTLTGLESETAVVALELYRRQGAWKVRAVGQGYAAGLGALLTDAGLPAPAAVELAAAALGTAPAGDITLAVMPGGPAPTVPRGLRAPATAEPPAPAPAPAPAPQEVPAAPTPPPMPPDPGAAGGPPTISYAHPRRRTSTEPPEPAPRPAEPPRPGEAPRPIAGDASGWSMEERLYNQVWGMFEDLARAVAAYRGAVEFADSRMDRELDEALSDPRHRLGGSGNAARDTARARREELVARAQEVLDRDLVQLTAESEVVEPALPAAYARWDNPVWQAHTVPAEAPLALRLGDLHLPERPDLRIPMLVRVPPERGLWIDNGRTGSEAAMAMDTDRLRRAAMDMAVAHAARMLAAHPADRFAVHVIDAAGAGAASLAPLVRAGVLAGAPAAGAAGVTETLERLTRRVDLVQMAVRAGAPEDLPPDVDTSDQLLIVHDFPHGFDDRAVTRLRYLADEGPAVGVHLLMVADRDEASAYGPLLDPLWRSLMRLSPVPDNHLADPWVHHAWTFEPDLPPQGSRVLDQALERVAAARGRAR, translated from the coding sequence ATGACGGCCGAACTGGTCCGGGGGCAGAACCACCCCCTGTCCCGGAGCCGGGTGGAGATCAGGGTCTCGGCGGGCACACCCGTGCTCGCCCTGGCCCACCTCGGCGACGACTCGGGCCGGCTCGCCGGCCCCGGGGCGCTCGCCCACCCCGGCGCCCGCACCCTTCCCGGGCTGGAAGTGCCCGGAGCGGCATCCGGGCAGCACCGCATAGCGGTCGACCTCGACGCGGTCGCACCGGCCGTCCACCGGGTCGGCCTCGTCCTGGTCCTGCCGCCCGGCGGGCCGGTGCACTTCGGCGCGGTCCCCGCCTCCTACGTGTCCGTGGCCGATCCGGAGGGCGCGGAGCTCGCCGGGTACACGCTGACCGGACTGGAGTCGGAGACCGCCGTCGTGGCCCTGGAGCTGTACCGGCGCCAGGGCGCCTGGAAGGTGCGCGCCGTCGGCCAGGGGTACGCCGCCGGTCTCGGCGCGCTCCTGACCGACGCGGGGCTGCCCGCCCCGGCCGCGGTCGAACTGGCCGCCGCCGCCCTGGGCACGGCTCCGGCCGGAGACATCACCCTGGCCGTCATGCCCGGCGGCCCGGCCCCGACCGTTCCGCGCGGGCTCCGGGCCCCGGCCACGGCCGAGCCCCCGGCCCCGGCGCCGGCGCCGGCGCCGGCGCCGCAGGAGGTTCCGGCCGCCCCCACGCCGCCGCCGATGCCCCCGGACCCGGGCGCCGCCGGCGGTCCGCCCACCATCAGCTACGCGCACCCGCGCCGCCGCACCAGCACCGAGCCGCCCGAGCCCGCGCCGCGCCCGGCCGAGCCGCCGCGACCCGGCGAGGCGCCCCGGCCCATCGCCGGGGACGCGAGCGGCTGGTCCATGGAGGAGCGGCTCTACAACCAGGTCTGGGGCATGTTCGAGGACCTGGCCCGCGCCGTCGCCGCCTACCGCGGAGCCGTCGAGTTCGCCGACTCCCGGATGGACCGCGAGCTCGACGAGGCCCTGTCCGACCCGCGCCACCGCCTCGGCGGCTCCGGCAACGCCGCCCGGGACACCGCCCGGGCCCGCCGCGAGGAACTGGTCGCGCGGGCGCAGGAGGTCCTCGACCGGGACCTGGTCCAGCTCACCGCCGAGTCCGAGGTGGTCGAGCCCGCGCTGCCCGCCGCGTACGCGCGCTGGGACAACCCCGTCTGGCAGGCGCACACCGTGCCCGCCGAAGCCCCCCTCGCCCTGCGCCTGGGCGACCTCCACCTGCCCGAGCGGCCCGACCTGCGCATCCCCATGCTGGTCCGGGTCCCGCCGGAGCGCGGTCTGTGGATCGACAACGGCCGCACCGGCTCCGAGGCGGCCATGGCGATGGACACCGACCGGCTGCGCCGCGCCGCCATGGACATGGCCGTCGCGCACGCGGCGCGGATGCTGGCCGCCCACCCCGCGGACCGGTTCGCCGTCCACGTCATCGACGCGGCCGGCGCCGGAGCCGCCTCGCTGGCCCCGCTGGTGCGCGCCGGAGTGCTGGCCGGGGCGCCGGCGGCCGGGGCCGCGGGGGTCACCGAGACCCTGGAGCGGCTGACCCGCCGGGTGGACCTCGTACAGATGGCGGTGCGGGCCGGGGCTCCCGAGGACCTGCCGCCCGATGTGGACACCTCCGACCAGCTGCTGATCGTGCACGACTTCCCGCACGGCTTCGACGACCGCGCCGTCACCCGTTTGCGCTATCTCGCCGACGAGGGCCCGGCGGTCGGCGTGCACCTCCTGATGGTCGCGGACCGTGACGAGGCCTCGGCCTACGGGCCGCTGCTGGATCCGCTGTGGCGCTCGCTGATGCGGCTGTCGCCCGTCCCGGACAACCACCTCGCGGACCCCTGGGTCCACCACGCCTGGACCTTCGAGCCGGATCTGCCCCCGCAGGGCAGCCGGGTCCTGGACCAGGCGCTGGAGCGGGTCGCGGCGGCCCGGGGACGCGCGCGGTAG
- a CDS encoding TerC family protein yields the protein MDVSLTLWVLTILGLGILIGADFFIGRKPHDVSMKEAGIWTVVWIVLAVLFGLGLLVFGHGQASQEFFAGFITEKSLSVDNLFVFVLIMAKFAVPSQLQQRVLLIGVLIALVLRAIFIAAGAAIITNFSWVFYIFGAFLIYTAWKLIQEARKDEEEEEFEENRLLKSIEKKFGVSDRYHGTKLFIQNNGKRIMTPLMVVMLAIGTTDVLFALDSIPAIFGLTQDPYIVFTANAFALMGLRQLYFLIGGLLKKLVHLSYGLSVILGFIGIKLVLHALHESGLHVPQISIPVSLGVICGVLVITTITSLIASKKQAEAEAAEAAAAGPERIEA from the coding sequence GTGGACGTTTCGTTGACTCTCTGGGTGCTGACCATTCTCGGTCTGGGCATCCTCATCGGCGCCGATTTCTTCATCGGCCGCAAGCCGCACGACGTCTCCATGAAGGAGGCGGGCATCTGGACGGTCGTCTGGATCGTCCTCGCGGTGCTCTTCGGTCTCGGCCTGCTGGTGTTCGGGCACGGCCAGGCCTCGCAGGAGTTCTTCGCCGGTTTCATCACCGAGAAGTCCCTCAGCGTGGACAACCTCTTCGTCTTCGTCCTGATCATGGCGAAGTTCGCGGTGCCCTCGCAGCTCCAGCAGCGCGTGCTGCTGATCGGCGTGCTGATCGCCCTGGTCCTGCGCGCCATCTTCATCGCCGCCGGCGCCGCGATCATCACCAACTTCTCGTGGGTCTTCTACATCTTCGGCGCGTTCCTCATCTACACCGCGTGGAAGCTGATCCAGGAAGCCCGCAAGGACGAGGAGGAAGAGGAGTTCGAGGAGAACCGCCTCCTGAAGTCCATCGAGAAGAAGTTCGGAGTCTCCGACCGCTACCACGGCACGAAGCTCTTCATCCAGAACAACGGCAAGCGCATCATGACCCCGCTGATGGTCGTCATGCTCGCCATCGGCACCACCGACGTGCTGTTCGCCCTGGACTCGATCCCCGCGATCTTCGGCCTCACCCAGGACCCGTACATCGTCTTCACCGCGAACGCCTTCGCGCTGATGGGTCTGCGCCAGCTGTACTTCCTCATCGGCGGCCTGCTCAAGAAGCTGGTCCACCTCAGCTACGGCCTCTCCGTCATCCTCGGCTTCATCGGCATCAAGCTCGTGCTGCACGCCCTGCACGAGTCGGGCCTGCACGTCCCGCAGATCTCCATCCCGGTCTCCCTCGGCGTCATCTGCGGCGTCCTGGTGATCACCACGATCACCAGCCTGATCGCCTCGAAGAAGCAGGCGGAGGCCGAAGCGGCCGAGGCCGCCGCGGCCGGCCCGGAGCGCATCGAGGCCTGA
- a CDS encoding serine hydrolase domain-containing protein, translating into MRPTRIRMRRACVAVAAAGLLITPAVAGSAYGATAPSVSAAPSPSGDTEFPQLTPAVAARLDAAIRQVMDLTKVPGVTVGLWAPGKGSYVKSFGVADKATGAPMTPDLGVRIGSETKTFTVTALLQLVDQGKLALDDPIGKYISGVPNGDRITLRELAGMRSGLFNYSEDPGFDKELNGTSVFTPQQLLDISFKHPVNFEPGAKFEYSNTNLILLGLLVEKITGRPLQEVIAQDVVKPAGLGGRTLLATGTTFPEPHAHGYTNDLPGGKIVDATNFDPSWAWAAGAMASDLQDLRSWAKTLATGTLLTPATQAERLKTQPIGIIPGDGYGLGIFNVQGWLGHNGSLPGYETLTVYLPEEQATMVILLTTDDLYKGQEPSTLFGEAVTNIVTPGHLYPGHKPVETK; encoded by the coding sequence ATGAGGCCGACCCGCATCAGGATGCGCAGGGCCTGTGTGGCGGTTGCCGCCGCAGGCCTGCTCATCACCCCGGCCGTCGCGGGCTCCGCGTACGGGGCGACCGCCCCGTCCGTGTCCGCGGCCCCGTCACCGTCCGGCGATACGGAGTTCCCGCAGCTCACCCCGGCCGTCGCGGCCCGACTGGACGCGGCGATCCGCCAGGTCATGGACCTGACGAAGGTGCCGGGCGTGACCGTGGGGCTGTGGGCCCCCGGCAAGGGCAGCTACGTGAAGTCCTTCGGCGTGGCCGACAAGGCGACCGGCGCACCCATGACGCCCGATCTCGGGGTGCGCATCGGCAGCGAGACCAAGACCTTCACGGTCACGGCCCTCCTCCAGCTCGTCGACCAGGGCAAGCTCGCCCTCGACGACCCGATCGGCAAGTACATCAGCGGCGTCCCCAACGGGGACCGCATCACCCTGCGCGAACTGGCGGGCATGCGCAGCGGGCTCTTCAACTACAGCGAGGACCCGGGCTTCGACAAGGAGCTCAACGGCACCTCCGTCTTCACCCCTCAGCAACTGCTCGACATCTCCTTCAAGCACCCGGTGAACTTCGAGCCGGGCGCGAAGTTCGAGTACTCCAACACCAATCTGATCCTGCTCGGCCTGCTGGTGGAGAAGATCACCGGCCGGCCGCTCCAAGAGGTCATCGCGCAGGACGTCGTCAAGCCCGCGGGGCTGGGCGGGCGGACCCTCCTTGCGACGGGGACGACGTTCCCCGAGCCGCACGCGCACGGCTACACGAACGATCTGCCCGGCGGCAAGATCGTGGACGCGACGAACTTCGACCCGTCCTGGGCCTGGGCCGCCGGAGCGATGGCCTCCGACCTCCAGGACCTGCGCAGCTGGGCCAAGACCCTGGCCACCGGCACGCTGCTGACCCCCGCGACCCAGGCCGAGCGCCTGAAGACCCAGCCGATCGGCATCATCCCCGGCGACGGCTACGGGCTCGGCATCTTCAACGTCCAGGGCTGGCTCGGCCACAACGGCTCGCTCCCCGGATACGAGACGCTCACCGTCTACCTGCCGGAGGAGCAGGCGACCATGGTCATCCTGCTCACCACCGACGACCTGTACAAGGGCCAGGAGCCCAGCACCCTCTTCGGCGAGGCGGTCACCAATATCGTCACCCCCGGTCACCTGTACCCGGGCCACAAGCCGGTGGAGACCAAGTAG